One part of the Thermodesulfovibrio sp. 3462-1 genome encodes these proteins:
- a CDS encoding SemiSWEET transporter, whose translation MEFSINFNNIIGIVAGIITTSALVPQALKIYRTKSARDVSLTMFIFMAVGITLWFVYGVLIKEIPVILANSVSLILIFSIIFMKIRYG comes from the coding sequence ATGGAGTTTTCAATAAATTTTAATAACATTATTGGAATTGTAGCAGGAATAATAACAACAAGTGCTCTTGTTCCGCAGGCATTAAAAATCTACAGAACAAAATCTGCCAGAGATGTTTCACTGACAATGTTTATTTTTATGGCAGTAGGAATAACGCTATGGTTTGTCTACGGAGTTTTAATCAAAGAAATTCCAGTTATCTTAGCAAATTCTGTCTCATTGATTCTAATTTTTTCAATTATTTTTATGAAAATTCGTTATGGTTAA
- a CDS encoding HDOD domain-containing protein, with protein MNSKTDIRIDIQKLKKLPTLSWTAERILNLTSKELTHLDELVDIIERDPPIMSKVLGVANIVYFGIYKPITTVKDALLKIGFKALKNIALSISIFSLFKSSQEKEKSYMRLFKHSIATGTVCQIISEKFLNEPSEDNFATGVLHDIGLFALNYAFYEQFQKIEQALSRENSLTQAEKKILGTTHSEMGKWLAEIWGLPEIFCDVILYHHEPPQKSVKYAKNVALVQLSNSIAEKLGYHPFEVKIESEFYREKVYKLLDVPEPEELVNELKEILKEVENL; from the coding sequence ATGAACTCCAAAACTGACATAAGAATAGACATTCAAAAACTTAAAAAACTTCCTACGCTTTCATGGACTGCTGAAAGAATACTTAATTTAACATCAAAAGAGCTTACACATCTTGATGAACTTGTAGATATTATTGAAAGAGACCCGCCAATTATGTCAAAGGTTCTTGGTGTTGCCAATATAGTTTATTTCGGCATTTATAAACCAATTACAACAGTGAAAGATGCTCTTCTTAAAATAGGATTTAAAGCATTAAAAAACATTGCTTTAAGTATATCAATATTCAGCCTTTTTAAATCCTCACAAGAAAAAGAAAAAAGTTATATGAGGCTTTTTAAACATTCTATTGCTACAGGCACAGTATGTCAGATTATTTCAGAAAAATTTCTGAATGAGCCTTCAGAAGATAATTTCGCAACCGGTGTTCTTCATGATATTGGACTTTTTGCTCTTAATTATGCTTTTTATGAGCAGTTTCAAAAAATAGAGCAAGCTCTGTCAAGGGAAAACTCTTTAACTCAGGCAGAGAAAAAAATTCTCGGCACAACTCATTCAGAAATGGGAAAATGGCTTGCTGAGATTTGGGGACTGCCGGAGATATTCTGCGATGTAATTCTTTATCATCACGAGCCTCCTCAAAAATCTGTGAAATATGCAAAAAATGTTGCTCTTGTTCAACTCTCAAATTCTATTGCTGAAAAGCTTGGTTACCATCCTTTTGAAGTTAAAATAGAGAGTGAATTTTATAGAGAAAAAGTTTATAAACTCTTAGATGTTCCTGAACCAGAAGAATTAGTTAATGAATTAAAAGAGATTCTCAAAGAGGTGGAAAACTTATGA
- a CDS encoding sensor domain-containing diguanylate cyclase: MREFLLDIGKIFKVENLDKLSDEELKQIILEHIKKHSFIEKSLLELTEDFACSAELSIRVISSINKILDRIYAEKDIYKFISYCFDEFIKLLPVENISFMEKHPELNWLVLKVATGKIKFKDFKKKIFNIDSSLADAAFKKGNFIYVPDVTKDERFDKKLSSLPIGSVLSVAVKVENKIVGVINFSHPEVNAFDEDYIFFFVSMVKLFSAVLTLFKLYHENLKFNEQLQKEVDRKTSELQKINKKLYKASITDSLTGIYNRRFFFQRLEEEYSRSLRYGNSFCLILFDLDSLKKVNDMFGHPEGDRLIKLFAKVLKNFKRKEDVVARIGGDEFGCILIGSSQEGAIKFAERVKEEFKARYKKTSVSASGAIGCIGKCESFKFYKDYKKFFKEVDKVLFKAKKIKDKMEVIERN, from the coding sequence ATGAGAGAATTTTTATTAGATATTGGAAAAATTTTTAAAGTCGAAAATCTGGATAAACTAAGCGATGAAGAATTAAAACAAATTATTTTAGAACACATTAAAAAACACTCCTTTATAGAAAAATCTCTTCTTGAACTGACCGAAGATTTTGCATGTAGTGCTGAGCTATCCATAAGAGTCATTTCTTCTATTAATAAAATTCTTGACAGGATTTATGCTGAAAAGGATATTTACAAGTTTATCTCCTACTGTTTTGATGAATTTATAAAACTACTTCCTGTTGAAAATATATCATTTATGGAGAAACATCCTGAATTGAACTGGCTTGTTCTAAAGGTTGCTACAGGGAAAATTAAATTTAAAGATTTCAAGAAAAAAATATTTAATATTGACAGTAGCCTGGCAGATGCGGCTTTTAAAAAAGGAAATTTTATTTATGTGCCTGATGTAACAAAAGATGAGAGATTTGACAAAAAGCTTTCCAGCCTTCCAATAGGTTCGGTTTTATCTGTTGCTGTAAAAGTTGAGAATAAAATAGTCGGAGTAATCAACTTTTCACATCCTGAGGTTAATGCCTTTGATGAAGACTATATTTTCTTTTTTGTTTCAATGGTTAAGCTTTTCTCTGCAGTATTAACACTTTTTAAACTTTACCATGAAAATTTAAAATTTAACGAACAGTTGCAAAAGGAAGTAGATAGAAAAACATCAGAATTACAAAAAATAAATAAAAAACTTTATAAAGCTTCAATAACCGATTCTCTCACAGGAATATATAACAGGAGATTCTTTTTTCAGAGGCTTGAAGAAGAATATTCAAGGAGTTTAAGATATGGAAACAGTTTCTGTCTCATTCTTTTTGACCTTGACAGTCTAAAAAAAGTCAATGATATGTTTGGACATCCTGAAGGAGACAGACTTATAAAGCTTTTTGCAAAAGTTTTAAAAAATTTCAAAAGAAAGGAAGATGTTGTTGCAAGAATAGGAGGAGACGAATTTGGATGCATTCTTATTGGATCATCTCAAGAAGGAGCGATAAAATTTGCTGAAAGAGTAAAGGAGGAGTTTAAAGCTCGATATAAAAAAACTTCTGTCAGTGCCTCTGGTGCGATAGGCTGCATCGGTAAATGTGAAAGCTTCAAGTTTTATAAAGACTATAAAAAATTTTTTAAAGAAGTTGATAAAGTCCTTTTTAAAGCCAAAAAAATAAAGGATAAAATGGAGGTAATTGAAAGAAATTGA
- the rpsB gene encoding 30S ribosomal protein S2 — MSVVTMKELLEAGAHFGHQVKRWNPKMKKYIFAERNGIHIIDLQKTVKGIEEAYEFLKTVSAEGGSILFVGTKKQAQEAIQEEAKRAGVFYVNHRWLGGMLTNFSTVRKSVEKWQRIEQMKEDGTLYLHTKKEIAKLEKERQKLELNLIGIKDMMELPKAIYIVDIKKEKIAVEEAIKLGIPIVAIVDTNCDPDLVDYVIPGNDDAIRAIKLITSKMADAVLEGKEVFTKRLEEEAEKAAIKEKILQEEEYEKSMTEYIEP, encoded by the coding sequence ATGTCAGTAGTTACAATGAAAGAGCTTCTTGAAGCAGGTGCTCATTTTGGCCATCAGGTCAAACGATGGAATCCAAAAATGAAAAAGTATATCTTTGCAGAAAGAAACGGCATTCATATTATTGATCTTCAGAAAACAGTTAAAGGAATTGAGGAGGCTTATGAATTTTTAAAAACAGTTTCAGCAGAAGGAGGAAGCATTCTTTTTGTTGGTACAAAAAAGCAGGCTCAGGAGGCAATCCAGGAAGAGGCAAAAAGAGCAGGAGTTTTTTATGTAAATCATCGCTGGCTTGGAGGAATGCTTACCAATTTTTCCACAGTCCGAAAAAGTGTTGAAAAGTGGCAAAGAATTGAACAGATGAAAGAAGATGGCACTCTTTATTTACACACGAAAAAAGAGATTGCAAAATTAGAAAAGGAAAGACAAAAGCTTGAGTTAAATCTAATTGGAATTAAAGATATGATGGAACTTCCAAAAGCAATATATATCGTAGACATAAAAAAAGAAAAAATAGCTGTTGAAGAGGCAATAAAGCTTGGAATTCCAATCGTTGCAATTGTTGATACAAATTGTGATCCTGACCTTGTTGATTATGTTATACCAGGAAATGATGATGCAATTAGAGCAATTAAACTTATTACATCAAAGATGGCTGATGCTGTGCTTGAAGGCAAGGAAGTTTTCACAAAACGTCTTGAAGAAGAAGCTGAAAAGGCTGCAATAAAAGAAAAAATACTCCAGGAAGAGGAGTATGAGAAATCAATGACAGAATACATTGAACCATAA
- the tsf gene encoding translation elongation factor Ts translates to MAITAQMVKELREKTGAGMMECKKALEASGGDFDKAIEYLRQKGLATAQKKATRDAREGIITSYIHMDKIGVMLELNCETDFVARNEEFRQLGKDIAMHIAASNPQYIKREDVPEEVINKEKEIYKAQIKGNKPPQVVEKIIEGKLEKFFEEMCLLEQPFIKEPEKKIKDLINEKIAKFGENIVVRRFVRFQVGQCE, encoded by the coding sequence ATGGCAATAACTGCTCAAATGGTAAAAGAACTCAGAGAAAAAACAGGTGCTGGAATGATGGAATGTAAAAAAGCACTTGAAGCATCAGGAGGAGATTTTGATAAAGCAATTGAATATTTAAGGCAAAAAGGACTTGCCACTGCTCAAAAAAAAGCAACAAGAGATGCCAGAGAAGGAATTATAACATCCTACATTCATATGGACAAAATCGGAGTAATGCTTGAGCTTAATTGCGAAACAGATTTTGTTGCAAGAAATGAAGAGTTTCGTCAGCTCGGTAAAGACATTGCAATGCACATTGCAGCATCAAATCCTCAATATATAAAAAGAGAGGATGTGCCAGAAGAGGTTATAAATAAAGAAAAAGAGATTTACAAGGCTCAAATAAAGGGGAATAAACCACCTCAGGTTGTTGAAAAAATTATTGAAGGAAAGCTTGAAAAGTTCTTTGAAGAGATGTGCCTTCTTGAACAGCCTTTTATTAAAGAGCCTGAGAAAAAAATAAAAGACCTCATTAATGAAAAAATTGCAAAATTCGGTGAAAATATTGTAGTCCGAAGGTTTGTTAGATTTCAGGTAGGTCAATGTGAATAA
- the pyrH gene encoding UMP kinase, translated as MNKPVYKRILLKLSGEALMGEQGYGIDPFTVKYMAEEIKKAYQLGVEIAIVIGGGNIWRGSEAEAQGIERATADYMGMLATVINALALQNALEKQEVDTRVQSAIEMRELAEPYIRRKAIRHLEKGRVVIFAAGTGNPYFTTDTAAALRAIEIGANVILKGTKVDGIYSSDPVKDSKAKKFDTLTYMDVIRNSLKVMDSTAITLCMDNNLPIVVFNIKKPDNLKKIVLGEKIGSIVLKEVKNDAGIQEES; from the coding sequence GTGAATAAACCTGTTTATAAAAGAATTCTTCTGAAGCTTAGTGGTGAAGCCCTTATGGGGGAGCAGGGCTATGGTATTGATCCTTTTACTGTAAAATACATGGCAGAGGAAATAAAAAAAGCCTATCAATTAGGAGTTGAAATTGCTATTGTTATTGGTGGAGGTAATATATGGCGTGGTAGTGAAGCTGAGGCACAGGGGATTGAAAGAGCAACAGCAGACTATATGGGAATGCTTGCAACAGTAATTAATGCACTGGCACTTCAAAATGCTCTTGAAAAACAAGAAGTTGATACCCGTGTTCAATCAGCAATTGAGATGCGAGAGCTTGCTGAGCCTTACATAAGAAGAAAAGCAATAAGACATCTTGAAAAAGGTCGTGTAGTGATATTTGCTGCTGGCACGGGGAATCCCTATTTTACCACTGACACAGCAGCAGCTCTCAGAGCAATTGAAATCGGTGCTAATGTTATCCTTAAGGGAACAAAGGTGGATGGAATTTATTCATCAGATCCGGTTAAAGATTCAAAGGCGAAAAAATTTGATACACTTACCTATATGGATGTAATAAGAAATTCTCTTAAAGTGATGGATTCAACTGCTATTACACTTTGCATGGATAACAATCTCCCTATTGTGGTATTCAATATCAAAAAACCAGATAATTTAAAAAAGATAGTCTTAGGAGAAAAAATAGGAAGCATTGTTTTAAAAGAGGTGAAAAATGATGCAGGAATTCAAGAAGAAAGCTAA
- the frr gene encoding ribosome recycling factor, which produces MMQEFKKKANEKMNQALEVFKKDLSTFRTGRASLGILDNIRVDYYGSMVPLNQVATLGIPEPRMITIQPWEQRMLADIEKAIMKSDLGLTPINDGKIIKIVIPPLTEERRKQLVKVVRKRAEEARVAIRNIRRDIIEEIKKAEKEKKLSEDESRRLQEEIQKITNSFIEKVDHALEQKEKEIMEV; this is translated from the coding sequence ATGATGCAGGAATTCAAGAAGAAAGCTAATGAAAAAATGAATCAAGCATTGGAAGTCTTTAAAAAAGATCTTTCTACATTTAGAACAGGTAGAGCCTCTCTTGGAATTCTTGATAACATTAGAGTGGATTACTATGGAAGCATGGTTCCTCTTAATCAGGTTGCCACACTCGGGATTCCTGAGCCAAGAATGATTACAATTCAGCCGTGGGAACAGAGGATGCTTGCAGACATAGAAAAAGCCATAATGAAGTCAGATTTGGGACTTACACCAATTAACGATGGAAAAATTATTAAAATAGTTATTCCACCTTTAACAGAAGAAAGAAGAAAGCAACTTGTGAAAGTAGTCCGTAAAAGAGCTGAAGAAGCAAGAGTAGCAATAAGAAACATCCGCAGAGATATTATTGAAGAAATTAAAAAAGCTGAAAAAGAAAAGAAATTGAGTGAGGACGAATCTCGCAGACTTCAGGAAGAAATACAAAAAATAACAAACTCCTTTATTGAAAAAGTTGACCATGCTCTTGAGCAAAAAGAGAAAGAAATAATGGAGGTTTAA
- a CDS encoding TraR/DksA family transcriptional regulator: MKIDQERKDRLKKMLNQMKEQILREAREEMKKFQTVEKRQIVEAGMDDADLSVIDLSEDISLKQLSTHRDILKKIEEALRKLEEGTYGICEMCGDEIPEERLKILPFAIYCRDCQEKIEMIEKFEGEEGQ; the protein is encoded by the coding sequence ATGAAAATAGATCAGGAAAGAAAAGATAGATTAAAAAAAATGCTCAATCAAATGAAAGAGCAGATTCTAAGGGAAGCTCGCGAAGAGATGAAAAAGTTTCAAACCGTAGAAAAGCGACAGATTGTTGAAGCAGGTATGGATGATGCTGATTTGAGTGTTATTGATCTTTCAGAAGACATAAGCCTGAAACAGTTAAGCACACATAGAGACATCTTAAAGAAAATTGAAGAAGCCCTAAGAAAACTTGAGGAAGGCACCTATGGAATATGTGAAATGTGCGGTGATGAAATTCCTGAGGAAAGGCTCAAAATCCTTCCATTTGCCATATACTGCAGAGACTGTCAGGAAAAAATAGAGATGATAGAGAAATTTGAAGGTGAGGAAGGTCAGTAA